In a single window of the Bactrocera dorsalis isolate Fly_Bdor chromosome 2, ASM2337382v1, whole genome shotgun sequence genome:
- the LOC105227067 gene encoding mucin-5AC isoform X2, giving the protein MCTEVNSAMGLQATAATKRKHEITFEAKDANTYTNSPPPLKTGKWSINNNNYIEAIEEHQLNGSNIKDTNASLRALTSATESTKSTTTTTVNSNSNSINSSTNGLNSISNGKEVTKIAEHTSAPTAATTIATLPSMVATLLPMSSEMAATTPLPPTSTTPVPEDSIAKLEEVAAVPCCEPWTNAATEPVDCISKLQAVAVPSDPWGSIATRSTLATTLLSADELDDDDDDFEDDYEEEESIIPTYCPLRYHTFPPPPAANTTTHQQQRLGSYAPAPHGYGSRPNYYSEPYPQQNCSRTGSPQHMRMAGSNGFTQWQSTNGPSGGGQQFYVPPEASYPPPQQQTPQPPQQQQTIRCAENGKSYLELGCSSPPPHVNSSPVVPPPPFGNLHVTAANLDARHPLKRCCDGRGTWCNTNKNCYKDLRLKIRNLSMFKLSRFRQVSEQSLYRSVLICNTLKRIDREIETEAKEMHQAAAQAAAAQHQYHQHLHPPHHLQHHLNPQQPPQQLLVPQQPHTMLHQQHQDYAPPVINCARLANMDYQVQHQPPTLLQQQPAQHFAQHLPHYQNQQPERLDTPPPYLSAPTQHLQKPTSGGFTLNNSISSINVNNCDSTNGAAAIHPFDHYPFRESQSGRATPFPCQPLMSPAPPSTTPTPATTQSQLHTVATTLSASNTTTAAPMQNASSTAALTSAPSSISTTPQVTTATTSIATTDNSDSGYADDDSTRSINWSSVLSLSSQSALDPLNNNDLFAILPPALSITSPATATPVPVTAALTTNTSASDSTTQASAVAISGTFTTVQSTSASSNSANASTTSSSSNSAAYNTCTSSSTATFTTLSTISSATHSLTSSYVSSMSANAAAASASSTWEYGFLDMEFGLGSEFTELVPSCKLNSDELFKSSLTPVVAASRYSSVHDNELEQPAHIMVGS; this is encoded by the coding sequence GTTAATTCAGCAATGGGTCTACAAGCTACAGCCGCTACCAAGCGGAAACATGAGATTACATTCGAAGCCAAGGATGCTAATACATATACCAACAGTCCGCCACCACTGAAGACAGGCAAATGGtcaattaataataacaactaCATCGAAGCCATTGAGGAGCATCAACTGAATGGCAGCAATATTAAAGATACAAACGCCAGTTTGCGCGCACTAACGAGTGCAACAGAGAGCAcgaaaagcacaacaacaacaacagtgaatAGCAATAGTAATAGTATTAATAGCAGCACTAACGGCCTCAATAGTATTAGCAATGGTAAAGAAGTTACTAAAATCGCTGAACACACGAGCGCTCCAACTGCAGCCACCACAATAGCAACATTGCCCTCCATGGTCGCCACGCTGCTGCCAATGTCCAGCGAAATGGCTGCCACGACGCCATTGCCACCCACCTCCACCACACCCGTACCAGAAGACAGTATTGCCAAGTTGGAGGAGGTCGCGGCCGTGCCCTGTTGTGAGCCCTGGACTAATGCGGCGACAGAACCGGTCGATTGCATTTCCAAATTGCAGGCTGTTGCAGTGCCGAGCGATCCATGGGGTAGCATTGCGACACGTTCTACTTTGGCGACAACACTGCTCAGCGCCGATGAGTTagatgatgacgatgatgattTTGAGGACGACTATGAAGAGGAGGAGAGCATAATACCGACATATTGTCCACTGCGTTATCATACTTTTCCACCGCCACCAGCAGCGAACACGACAACGCATCAACAACAGCGACTTGGCAGTTATGCACCCGCGCCGCATGGTTATGGCTCGCGTCCCAACTACTACTCGGAGCCATATCCACAACAGAATTGTTCACGTACCGGCAGTCCGCAACATATGCGTATGGCTGGCAGCAATGGTTTCACACAATGGCAGAGCACAAACGGTCCCTCCGGTGGCGGTCAGCAATTTTATGTGCCACCCGAAGCGTCATACCCGCCGCCACAGCAACAGACACCACAACCGCCACAACAGCAGCAGACTATACGTTGTGCAGAGAATGGTAAATCGTATTTGGAGTTGGGCTGTAGCAGCCCGCCGCCCCATGTGAATAGTTCGCCTGTTGTGCCACCACCGCCCTTCGGCAATCTTCATGTGACCGCCGCGAATCTCGACGCGCGTCATCCTTTGAAACGTTGCTGTGATGGGCGTGGCACATGGTGCAATACAAATAAGAATTGCTACAAGGATCTGCGTCTGAAGATACGCAACCTATCCATGTTTAAGTTGTCGCGCTTCCGACAAGTATCCGAACAGTCACTCTATCGCTCGGTGCTGATCTGCAATACACTGAAACGCATCGATCGCGAAATCGAAACAGAAGCTAAGGAGATGCATCAAGCAGCGGCGCAGGCAGCGGCCGCACAACATCAATACCATCAGCATCTGCATCCGCCGCATCATTTGCAGCATCACTTAAATCCGCAACAGCCACCGCAGCAGTTGTTGGTGCCACAGCAACCGCATACCATGCTGCATCAGCAGCACCAAGACTATGCGCCGCCAGTGATAAACTGTGCGCGTCTCGCCAACATGGACTATCAAGTGCAACATCAACCGCCAACGCTGCTGCAACAGCAACCGGCACAGCACTTCGCACAACATCTACCACACTACCAGAATCAGCAACCTGAACGGCTCGACACGCCGCCACCATACCTGAGCGCACCCACACAACACCTTCAGAAACCCACAAGCGGCGGTTTTACACTCAACAATAGCATTAGTAGTATTAATGTAAATAACTGTGATTCTACGAATGGTGCAGCGGCAATACACCCTTTCGACCATTATCCCTTCCGGGAATCGCAATCTGGACGCGCAACGCCATTTCCCTGCCAACCGCTAATGTCGCCGGCGCCGCCTTCAACAACACCAACCCCAGCGACGACGCAATCGCAATTGCATACCGTTGCAACGACACTTAGTGCATCCAATACAACAACGGCAGCGCCCATGCAAAACGCTAGCTCAACGGCGGCATTGACAAGCGCGCCCAGTAGCATTAGTACAACACCACAAGTAACTACCGCCACGACGTCCATTGCCACCACCGATAACAGCGATTCTGGTTACGCGGACGATGATTCAACACGCTCCATCAACTGGAGCTCGGTGCTCAGCTTGTCATCACAATCCGCGTTGGATCCACTCAACAACAACGACCTCTTCGCCATATTACCGCCTGCGTTATCGATAACCAGCCCAGCCACCGCGACACCAGTGCCCGTAACAGCCGCTTTAACAACGAACACCAGCGCGTCGGATAGCACAACGCAAGCATCGGCTGTTGCCATTAGCGGCACCTTCACCACCGTGCAATCCACGTCGGCCTCCAGCAATAGTGCCAACGCATCAACTACCAGCAGTAGCAGCAATAGTGCAGCATACAACACATGTACCTCTTCGTCGACGGCAACATTCACCACGCTTTCGACCATCTCCTCGGCGACGCATTCGCTCACCTCATCGTATGTGAGTAGCATGAGCGCTAATGCAGCGGCTGCGTCGGCATCCTCCACATGGGAGTACGGTTTTCTCGATATGGAATTCGGTTTGGGCTCAGAATTCACTGAACTTGTGCCCAGTTGTAAACTGAATTCAGATGAGCTCTTCAAGAGCAGCCTAACACCAGTGGTGGCCGCATCACGTTATTCCTCCGTACATGACAATGAGCTGGAACAACCGGCACACATTATGGTCGGCAGTTAG
- the LOC105227067 gene encoding mucin-5AC isoform X1 has product MQAGKQTASSRQNKVNSAMGLQATAATKRKHEITFEAKDANTYTNSPPPLKTGKWSINNNNYIEAIEEHQLNGSNIKDTNASLRALTSATESTKSTTTTTVNSNSNSINSSTNGLNSISNGKEVTKIAEHTSAPTAATTIATLPSMVATLLPMSSEMAATTPLPPTSTTPVPEDSIAKLEEVAAVPCCEPWTNAATEPVDCISKLQAVAVPSDPWGSIATRSTLATTLLSADELDDDDDDFEDDYEEEESIIPTYCPLRYHTFPPPPAANTTTHQQQRLGSYAPAPHGYGSRPNYYSEPYPQQNCSRTGSPQHMRMAGSNGFTQWQSTNGPSGGGQQFYVPPEASYPPPQQQTPQPPQQQQTIRCAENGKSYLELGCSSPPPHVNSSPVVPPPPFGNLHVTAANLDARHPLKRCCDGRGTWCNTNKNCYKDLRLKIRNLSMFKLSRFRQVSEQSLYRSVLICNTLKRIDREIETEAKEMHQAAAQAAAAQHQYHQHLHPPHHLQHHLNPQQPPQQLLVPQQPHTMLHQQHQDYAPPVINCARLANMDYQVQHQPPTLLQQQPAQHFAQHLPHYQNQQPERLDTPPPYLSAPTQHLQKPTSGGFTLNNSISSINVNNCDSTNGAAAIHPFDHYPFRESQSGRATPFPCQPLMSPAPPSTTPTPATTQSQLHTVATTLSASNTTTAAPMQNASSTAALTSAPSSISTTPQVTTATTSIATTDNSDSGYADDDSTRSINWSSVLSLSSQSALDPLNNNDLFAILPPALSITSPATATPVPVTAALTTNTSASDSTTQASAVAISGTFTTVQSTSASSNSANASTTSSSSNSAAYNTCTSSSTATFTTLSTISSATHSLTSSYVSSMSANAAAASASSTWEYGFLDMEFGLGSEFTELVPSCKLNSDELFKSSLTPVVAASRYSSVHDNELEQPAHIMVGS; this is encoded by the exons ATGCAGGCAGGCAAGCAAACGGCCAGCAGCAGACAGAATAAG GTTAATTCAGCAATGGGTCTACAAGCTACAGCCGCTACCAAGCGGAAACATGAGATTACATTCGAAGCCAAGGATGCTAATACATATACCAACAGTCCGCCACCACTGAAGACAGGCAAATGGtcaattaataataacaactaCATCGAAGCCATTGAGGAGCATCAACTGAATGGCAGCAATATTAAAGATACAAACGCCAGTTTGCGCGCACTAACGAGTGCAACAGAGAGCAcgaaaagcacaacaacaacaacagtgaatAGCAATAGTAATAGTATTAATAGCAGCACTAACGGCCTCAATAGTATTAGCAATGGTAAAGAAGTTACTAAAATCGCTGAACACACGAGCGCTCCAACTGCAGCCACCACAATAGCAACATTGCCCTCCATGGTCGCCACGCTGCTGCCAATGTCCAGCGAAATGGCTGCCACGACGCCATTGCCACCCACCTCCACCACACCCGTACCAGAAGACAGTATTGCCAAGTTGGAGGAGGTCGCGGCCGTGCCCTGTTGTGAGCCCTGGACTAATGCGGCGACAGAACCGGTCGATTGCATTTCCAAATTGCAGGCTGTTGCAGTGCCGAGCGATCCATGGGGTAGCATTGCGACACGTTCTACTTTGGCGACAACACTGCTCAGCGCCGATGAGTTagatgatgacgatgatgattTTGAGGACGACTATGAAGAGGAGGAGAGCATAATACCGACATATTGTCCACTGCGTTATCATACTTTTCCACCGCCACCAGCAGCGAACACGACAACGCATCAACAACAGCGACTTGGCAGTTATGCACCCGCGCCGCATGGTTATGGCTCGCGTCCCAACTACTACTCGGAGCCATATCCACAACAGAATTGTTCACGTACCGGCAGTCCGCAACATATGCGTATGGCTGGCAGCAATGGTTTCACACAATGGCAGAGCACAAACGGTCCCTCCGGTGGCGGTCAGCAATTTTATGTGCCACCCGAAGCGTCATACCCGCCGCCACAGCAACAGACACCACAACCGCCACAACAGCAGCAGACTATACGTTGTGCAGAGAATGGTAAATCGTATTTGGAGTTGGGCTGTAGCAGCCCGCCGCCCCATGTGAATAGTTCGCCTGTTGTGCCACCACCGCCCTTCGGCAATCTTCATGTGACCGCCGCGAATCTCGACGCGCGTCATCCTTTGAAACGTTGCTGTGATGGGCGTGGCACATGGTGCAATACAAATAAGAATTGCTACAAGGATCTGCGTCTGAAGATACGCAACCTATCCATGTTTAAGTTGTCGCGCTTCCGACAAGTATCCGAACAGTCACTCTATCGCTCGGTGCTGATCTGCAATACACTGAAACGCATCGATCGCGAAATCGAAACAGAAGCTAAGGAGATGCATCAAGCAGCGGCGCAGGCAGCGGCCGCACAACATCAATACCATCAGCATCTGCATCCGCCGCATCATTTGCAGCATCACTTAAATCCGCAACAGCCACCGCAGCAGTTGTTGGTGCCACAGCAACCGCATACCATGCTGCATCAGCAGCACCAAGACTATGCGCCGCCAGTGATAAACTGTGCGCGTCTCGCCAACATGGACTATCAAGTGCAACATCAACCGCCAACGCTGCTGCAACAGCAACCGGCACAGCACTTCGCACAACATCTACCACACTACCAGAATCAGCAACCTGAACGGCTCGACACGCCGCCACCATACCTGAGCGCACCCACACAACACCTTCAGAAACCCACAAGCGGCGGTTTTACACTCAACAATAGCATTAGTAGTATTAATGTAAATAACTGTGATTCTACGAATGGTGCAGCGGCAATACACCCTTTCGACCATTATCCCTTCCGGGAATCGCAATCTGGACGCGCAACGCCATTTCCCTGCCAACCGCTAATGTCGCCGGCGCCGCCTTCAACAACACCAACCCCAGCGACGACGCAATCGCAATTGCATACCGTTGCAACGACACTTAGTGCATCCAATACAACAACGGCAGCGCCCATGCAAAACGCTAGCTCAACGGCGGCATTGACAAGCGCGCCCAGTAGCATTAGTACAACACCACAAGTAACTACCGCCACGACGTCCATTGCCACCACCGATAACAGCGATTCTGGTTACGCGGACGATGATTCAACACGCTCCATCAACTGGAGCTCGGTGCTCAGCTTGTCATCACAATCCGCGTTGGATCCACTCAACAACAACGACCTCTTCGCCATATTACCGCCTGCGTTATCGATAACCAGCCCAGCCACCGCGACACCAGTGCCCGTAACAGCCGCTTTAACAACGAACACCAGCGCGTCGGATAGCACAACGCAAGCATCGGCTGTTGCCATTAGCGGCACCTTCACCACCGTGCAATCCACGTCGGCCTCCAGCAATAGTGCCAACGCATCAACTACCAGCAGTAGCAGCAATAGTGCAGCATACAACACATGTACCTCTTCGTCGACGGCAACATTCACCACGCTTTCGACCATCTCCTCGGCGACGCATTCGCTCACCTCATCGTATGTGAGTAGCATGAGCGCTAATGCAGCGGCTGCGTCGGCATCCTCCACATGGGAGTACGGTTTTCTCGATATGGAATTCGGTTTGGGCTCAGAATTCACTGAACTTGTGCCCAGTTGTAAACTGAATTCAGATGAGCTCTTCAAGAGCAGCCTAACACCAGTGGTGGCCGCATCACGTTATTCCTCCGTACATGACAATGAGCTGGAACAACCGGCACACATTATGGTCGGCAGTTAG
- the LOC105227065 gene encoding metallo-beta-lactamase domain-containing protein 1, whose translation MSIKENDVHILFTGYSRPDSNDSSAMRANCTCTLIRTRNGRNIIVDTLTAWDGERLTEALQNLHGLKPEDIHVVVCTHGHSDHTGCNYLFRSAQWHFMGACVSNRDKYLDCPLSRGDSEPFQLCGDDVVVVRTPGHTLNCVSVLVRGTNLGEVVGVCGDLFERVEDIMDPTIWLEAGSENAESQRIQRLRMIEMCNYIIPGHGQGFAVTENMRELLRQQVNSNNTK comes from the coding sequence ATGAGTATTAAAGAAAATGATGTTCATATTTTATTCACGGGTTATTCCAGACCGGATAGCAATGATTCCAGCGCCATGCGTGCCAATTGCACCTGTACTCTTATACGTACACGAAATGGACGTAACATTATCGTTGATACACTCACCGCCTGGGATGGAGAACGACTAACCGAAGCCCTGCAAAACTTACATGGGCTCAAGCCAGAGGATATACATGTTGTTGTTTGTACACATGGTCATTCCGATCATACCGGCTGTAACTATCTCTTTCGTTCAGCGCAATGGCATTTTATGGGCGCCTGTGTTTCCAATCGTGACAAGTATTTAGATTGCCCATTATCCCGTGGTGATTCGGAACCTTTTCAATTGTGTGGGGATGATGTGGTCGTGGTACGCACACCAGGCCATACACTGAATTGTGTGTCGGTATTGGTGCGAGGCACTAATCTGGGGGAAGTTGTAGGTGTTTGTGGTGATTTATTCGAACGTGTCGAGGACATTATGGATCCAACCATTTGGCTGGAAGCAGGTAGTGAAAATGCGGAGTCTCAGCGAATACAACGTTTACGAATGATTGAGATGTGCAATTATATAATACCAGGTCATGGTCAGGGTTTTGCCGTAACAGAAAATATGCGAGAACTACTGCGACAACAAGTGAATTCGAACAATACTAAATGA
- the LOC105227067 gene encoding mucin-5AC isoform X3 → MGLQATAATKRKHEITFEAKDANTYTNSPPPLKTGKWSINNNNYIEAIEEHQLNGSNIKDTNASLRALTSATESTKSTTTTTVNSNSNSINSSTNGLNSISNGKEVTKIAEHTSAPTAATTIATLPSMVATLLPMSSEMAATTPLPPTSTTPVPEDSIAKLEEVAAVPCCEPWTNAATEPVDCISKLQAVAVPSDPWGSIATRSTLATTLLSADELDDDDDDFEDDYEEEESIIPTYCPLRYHTFPPPPAANTTTHQQQRLGSYAPAPHGYGSRPNYYSEPYPQQNCSRTGSPQHMRMAGSNGFTQWQSTNGPSGGGQQFYVPPEASYPPPQQQTPQPPQQQQTIRCAENGKSYLELGCSSPPPHVNSSPVVPPPPFGNLHVTAANLDARHPLKRCCDGRGTWCNTNKNCYKDLRLKIRNLSMFKLSRFRQVSEQSLYRSVLICNTLKRIDREIETEAKEMHQAAAQAAAAQHQYHQHLHPPHHLQHHLNPQQPPQQLLVPQQPHTMLHQQHQDYAPPVINCARLANMDYQVQHQPPTLLQQQPAQHFAQHLPHYQNQQPERLDTPPPYLSAPTQHLQKPTSGGFTLNNSISSINVNNCDSTNGAAAIHPFDHYPFRESQSGRATPFPCQPLMSPAPPSTTPTPATTQSQLHTVATTLSASNTTTAAPMQNASSTAALTSAPSSISTTPQVTTATTSIATTDNSDSGYADDDSTRSINWSSVLSLSSQSALDPLNNNDLFAILPPALSITSPATATPVPVTAALTTNTSASDSTTQASAVAISGTFTTVQSTSASSNSANASTTSSSSNSAAYNTCTSSSTATFTTLSTISSATHSLTSSYVSSMSANAAAASASSTWEYGFLDMEFGLGSEFTELVPSCKLNSDELFKSSLTPVVAASRYSSVHDNELEQPAHIMVGS, encoded by the coding sequence ATGGGTCTACAAGCTACAGCCGCTACCAAGCGGAAACATGAGATTACATTCGAAGCCAAGGATGCTAATACATATACCAACAGTCCGCCACCACTGAAGACAGGCAAATGGtcaattaataataacaactaCATCGAAGCCATTGAGGAGCATCAACTGAATGGCAGCAATATTAAAGATACAAACGCCAGTTTGCGCGCACTAACGAGTGCAACAGAGAGCAcgaaaagcacaacaacaacaacagtgaatAGCAATAGTAATAGTATTAATAGCAGCACTAACGGCCTCAATAGTATTAGCAATGGTAAAGAAGTTACTAAAATCGCTGAACACACGAGCGCTCCAACTGCAGCCACCACAATAGCAACATTGCCCTCCATGGTCGCCACGCTGCTGCCAATGTCCAGCGAAATGGCTGCCACGACGCCATTGCCACCCACCTCCACCACACCCGTACCAGAAGACAGTATTGCCAAGTTGGAGGAGGTCGCGGCCGTGCCCTGTTGTGAGCCCTGGACTAATGCGGCGACAGAACCGGTCGATTGCATTTCCAAATTGCAGGCTGTTGCAGTGCCGAGCGATCCATGGGGTAGCATTGCGACACGTTCTACTTTGGCGACAACACTGCTCAGCGCCGATGAGTTagatgatgacgatgatgattTTGAGGACGACTATGAAGAGGAGGAGAGCATAATACCGACATATTGTCCACTGCGTTATCATACTTTTCCACCGCCACCAGCAGCGAACACGACAACGCATCAACAACAGCGACTTGGCAGTTATGCACCCGCGCCGCATGGTTATGGCTCGCGTCCCAACTACTACTCGGAGCCATATCCACAACAGAATTGTTCACGTACCGGCAGTCCGCAACATATGCGTATGGCTGGCAGCAATGGTTTCACACAATGGCAGAGCACAAACGGTCCCTCCGGTGGCGGTCAGCAATTTTATGTGCCACCCGAAGCGTCATACCCGCCGCCACAGCAACAGACACCACAACCGCCACAACAGCAGCAGACTATACGTTGTGCAGAGAATGGTAAATCGTATTTGGAGTTGGGCTGTAGCAGCCCGCCGCCCCATGTGAATAGTTCGCCTGTTGTGCCACCACCGCCCTTCGGCAATCTTCATGTGACCGCCGCGAATCTCGACGCGCGTCATCCTTTGAAACGTTGCTGTGATGGGCGTGGCACATGGTGCAATACAAATAAGAATTGCTACAAGGATCTGCGTCTGAAGATACGCAACCTATCCATGTTTAAGTTGTCGCGCTTCCGACAAGTATCCGAACAGTCACTCTATCGCTCGGTGCTGATCTGCAATACACTGAAACGCATCGATCGCGAAATCGAAACAGAAGCTAAGGAGATGCATCAAGCAGCGGCGCAGGCAGCGGCCGCACAACATCAATACCATCAGCATCTGCATCCGCCGCATCATTTGCAGCATCACTTAAATCCGCAACAGCCACCGCAGCAGTTGTTGGTGCCACAGCAACCGCATACCATGCTGCATCAGCAGCACCAAGACTATGCGCCGCCAGTGATAAACTGTGCGCGTCTCGCCAACATGGACTATCAAGTGCAACATCAACCGCCAACGCTGCTGCAACAGCAACCGGCACAGCACTTCGCACAACATCTACCACACTACCAGAATCAGCAACCTGAACGGCTCGACACGCCGCCACCATACCTGAGCGCACCCACACAACACCTTCAGAAACCCACAAGCGGCGGTTTTACACTCAACAATAGCATTAGTAGTATTAATGTAAATAACTGTGATTCTACGAATGGTGCAGCGGCAATACACCCTTTCGACCATTATCCCTTCCGGGAATCGCAATCTGGACGCGCAACGCCATTTCCCTGCCAACCGCTAATGTCGCCGGCGCCGCCTTCAACAACACCAACCCCAGCGACGACGCAATCGCAATTGCATACCGTTGCAACGACACTTAGTGCATCCAATACAACAACGGCAGCGCCCATGCAAAACGCTAGCTCAACGGCGGCATTGACAAGCGCGCCCAGTAGCATTAGTACAACACCACAAGTAACTACCGCCACGACGTCCATTGCCACCACCGATAACAGCGATTCTGGTTACGCGGACGATGATTCAACACGCTCCATCAACTGGAGCTCGGTGCTCAGCTTGTCATCACAATCCGCGTTGGATCCACTCAACAACAACGACCTCTTCGCCATATTACCGCCTGCGTTATCGATAACCAGCCCAGCCACCGCGACACCAGTGCCCGTAACAGCCGCTTTAACAACGAACACCAGCGCGTCGGATAGCACAACGCAAGCATCGGCTGTTGCCATTAGCGGCACCTTCACCACCGTGCAATCCACGTCGGCCTCCAGCAATAGTGCCAACGCATCAACTACCAGCAGTAGCAGCAATAGTGCAGCATACAACACATGTACCTCTTCGTCGACGGCAACATTCACCACGCTTTCGACCATCTCCTCGGCGACGCATTCGCTCACCTCATCGTATGTGAGTAGCATGAGCGCTAATGCAGCGGCTGCGTCGGCATCCTCCACATGGGAGTACGGTTTTCTCGATATGGAATTCGGTTTGGGCTCAGAATTCACTGAACTTGTGCCCAGTTGTAAACTGAATTCAGATGAGCTCTTCAAGAGCAGCCTAACACCAGTGGTGGCCGCATCACGTTATTCCTCCGTACATGACAATGAGCTGGAACAACCGGCACACATTATGGTCGGCAGTTAG